The window CCGTGTAAAACCTCTCCCAGCCATTCTGCAAAGCAGACAGAAACTTCACCccctgcttcttcctcatgcCCTTTTATTTGGGCTCAGTGAGCTTAACTCCCTGCTCTGACGCACAAACTCTTTCTCAAGAACTTATCTGGCCACAGATTTTCAACACCAGACCTCAGCTTGCCCCTGCTTCCAGGGATAAGCTTTTGCAGCACAGCTATGTAACCCCCTACAAACGTTAATAGAGGGACTAACGCTTGGCTGCCTACTGCTAAAATAGAGTTTTTCTACTTACATGCAAATAGAAAAGTTTTACAACCAAGCACAGCCAGCTGAGCTGGCCTTGCAGCAAGTTGGGTACCAAGGACTGAACGCTCTGCACAGACACCTTCCAGCTGAGGTTGTTTTCTGAACAGAGGGGAACAGCTTAAGCATTCGGGCAGTAACACAGTGCAAGTTTAGACCAAACGTACAAGTGTCTCTTCCTACTGCTCCAATGCTTGTGCTTTCTCCAGGTTGGCTGCTAAGCTTTCCCATCCATTTCTGGCtgaaagagctgctgctgtccaAGGATTAAGCTgagaggcagctgctgcttggtcCCATAATGACTCCTACAGGAGCTCCAAGACCACAGGCACTATGGATAAAGAGAAAACACCCTTCTGAGAAGGCACTGAGACTCCAGAGCTGGAGAGCCAGCACCACGCTGCCACGCCACAGGAACAAAGCGAAACAAGGACTGGTGGATCCTTCTATTAGCCATGCAGCTTGgctcttggagaaaaaaatcttgtgcaTCAGAATGCCTGAGACCAACCCAACACCAACAGTGCAAtcctgctgcaggaacagaatGAAAAGAGCCCCACGGGAACCTAACAGTACCACGAGGTAAAGATACTGTGCGAGAGAAGTGAATAACCTACCTCCCAAAGAGCCACCACCAGAATTACCTTACTCCTGCCACACGCACTAGTCTAATTTGGGTCAGGAATGGCAGCAAGTCGCACCACAAGGGTGGCAATCAGAGGAAGCCAATGGCCACTCAGTGTCCTGGCACCACAACCTGGGAGGCAGCACCACAAGCACCACACCCTGCCAGCCCCTGCCTTGCACTGAAGCTTCCCGAGCTGTTACTCAGGCAGTGCCTGGCACACGCTGTGTTAATTGACCCAGTGTGTTTTTCAGTAGGATTTCTCTCATGCTGCTCTCCAAGCACAGAAATCTGAGTGCAGGAGCTACGTGGTGGTGCTCAGGAAGATGGGGCAGCCAGCAAGGGCTTAGCACAGGGATTTCAATAGTTATGCAAATGTCTGTCCTTGCTCAAGATGCTATCAATTAATTAGGCACCACGCTCACACGGCTCTAATGGAAGTAACACAAAAAGGGAGACGTTGACAttgtgcctttaagatttcccTGAACAAATTACAAGTCTTTGAAGTGAGGCCCCAACTGCGATTATTGAGCTTCATCACAGCGTTAGAAAGATTAAGATTTCATTTCTAGGAATTATTTCAGATTTAGACTCAATTTAGAGACATTATTCACGGAGTCAACAGATACAGAGCAGGTTTAATCTCCTGCAATATCCAGCCAGGAATTCCTGCAGGGCGGACTGAAAAATGAATAAGGAAAAGGTGGCACTGACACAGCTACAGACACATCAGCTTGCTCAGAATAAGAGGGGCTGCCACGACCAAAGGTGGCAGCAGAAGCGGGGTGGGACACAGCCTCGTATGCACTCCTCCTGAGCCAGATGGGAATTGACAGCCTGAGTGTCTTGTGTCACACCCAGCTGTTATCAGACCTCACATCATCCTGAcaacacctcaccaccctctgtcaCCTCTGTCCTGTGCAGAGTCACTCAGGAAAACACAGAACGTGCCTCAAGAACTCTGTAATAAAGTTAGGAAGGAGCCAGAGATTAATCCTGCATAGAAAGGCTGCTCCAGCAGAGCTTGGTCACCCACTCAGATGCGTTCACTGGCACCGTGATCAGCACTGGTCAAAGAAGCCAGTAGTTAAGCAGGGCTAAGACCACCAGTGCCCCAGACCATGAGCAGCACCAGCCTCCCCACAGCACCTCCCTAACTGCTCACCCTACGTGCACCCAGGAAGGAAAAGGGGCACAAGCACTCAGCGTGAGGCTGAGAAGTGCAAGAGGCACAGAGATGCGAGGCAGCTGTTTGTAAGGGGGAAGGCACTGGTCTCTGTGGATGTGTTCTGGATACAGGCAGCAAGCAGAGGATCCTTCCCTGCAGCTGTCACAACACAGAGGAGGGAGCAACACAGCCAGGGAGCTCAAACAGCCACAACTGAGCCATGCAATGTGCCCCCTTGGGGCTCCGGCAGTGGCACCCAAGTGGGCATGGGGAGCCCTACGGGGGGGTATGGAGAATCTGGGGGGACTGTGGGGGCCATGCAATGGCCTGATCCTTTCTCACACTGTAGGTCAGAGCCTGAGCTCCTGCACGTGTTCTCCATGCTCCAGCGAGGTCAGAGGTGCAAgcaggagcacaatgctcatgAGCCTCTCTCTGAGTTCCCCCAAAGGCTGGGCAGCCTCTGCTGTGAGGTCTTTGGCTGGAGCctccccagcaggcagctgaaggTGCACAAGTTACATGTTCCAACCCGACTGGGAGCGCTGTGCTGCCTCTTCATAAATGCCCTAATCCCAACATGAAACAACAAGTGGCCACGGCATGAAAGGAGAGTTACTCATTGTTGGCAGCCTAGGAAAGTGTCAAGCAGAACTGGGACACCTCAACCCTCCCGGAAGGGTAACGGCGAGGAGCTGGAAGTGACGATAACTCCTTGATCCCTGGGAAAGGCACAGCGTGCCCCAGAGCTTAcaatgcatttctgcagtgagaAATGTCACAAGGACAAAGACTCTTCTGCTCACAGGCACGGAACTGCATCAAGATTCGGACCAAGtgagttttcctttttaacagcTCATGCTTTAAAGTGGGTTTTAAGCCTCTACGTGCCCCATCCCTCCAGAGCATTTCGTGATCTGAAGACGCAGCAACAAAATGAAGCCCCTGGGGCCAGACAGCCACGGCAAGGCTGCCCGAGAGGCACTGAGGGCCCAAGCGAAGGCAAACCTGACCTAAGAGACGCGCACAGCACAACACCTCAACGACGGTTCGGGCGGGACACGGCTGGAATTCCCGCAGCCCCGTGCTGAGGGCGGGTCGGCCGAGCCCTGGGACGAGCCCCGTGGCTTTAAACCCGAGATAACCCACCCGGCCTCAGGCCGAGCCCCACGGATGCCCGGAGCTAGGCCCAGGCCGGGCCCGGCAGCCCTCACAGCCCGCGNNNNNNNNNNNNNNNNNNNNNNNNNNNNNNNNNNNNNNNNNNNNNNNNNNNNNNNNNNNNNNNNNNNNNNNNNNNNNNNNNNNNNNNNNNNNNNNNNNNNGCACGGGGCGGGGGGCAGGGGGTGACATCCAGCCCTTGGCAGCGACGTCCATGCAAACGCTCCCGGATCTCCGAAGAGAAAAACATCTCAGGCGGGGTGTATTGCTTACGAGAtggtttggttgggtttttttgtgtgtgtgtgtgttttgtttttatcataaATATCGAGCTATAGAGGCTATAGTGGTGCAACCGGCACCGGGTCGCCCCGGCTCGGCGGGATGGGGCAGCAGACGGGCTCCATGCACGTTGCATGCACTGAGTATTTGCTGGCGAGGGTTTGGTTTGGTGTGCGTGTCTCTCAGAGTCAATGCGTCCTGCAGGCAACCGCGCGAGCTCCACGCTCACCCCGCGCCGGGCTTTTCTCTCCATCCCCGGGGTGTTTTGTGGCCGGTCGGCTCGCAGCAGGTGGGCATCCCGTAAGGACCTGCACGGACGCCCCAGACCCGCACGGACACCCCGTATCCGCGCTACTTCATGCCGCTGCGCAGCACCTGGTTGGCGGCGATGAGCATCACGCTGATGATGAAGGCGATGGCGAAGGCGCAGATGAGGCTTTTCCGCACGCACGTCTGCCTGATCTGCTGGTTGGAGCAGGCTGCGGGGACGGCCCGGCTCAGCCCACGTCCCCTTCTCACCTCCCACCTCATCCCCCCCGTGCCCCACTCACTCTCCACCTCCACAGGGCACTCCTCGGCCGTGCCCATGTGGCTCTCCTCCTCCGTCATGATGATGTTCTCGATGTCCTTCATGGAGAGGTGCTCGCAGAAGGTGTCGTACAGCAGTCGCTTCAGCTCGTCCACCGTCAGCTTCTGCATGTCGCACTGCGGGGCAGCACACGGTGCGGGCACACAGGGACCCCGAGGTGGGACCCCAGGAGGGGCTGCCCCCACCCCGGGCCTTGGCAAAGTGGGGCCGGGTGTTGCGGCACCTTTGGGTGCTGGGCTTCGTGCCACCATTGCACTATGCTGAGGTTTGGCTCCTGGCCCCATACCAGAACCTGAGTCCAGATCTACCCCTAACCCTCATCCTGACCCCAAAACCTGGCCCTGACGCAGAGCTGGAGCCTGACCCTAAGCCCACTCCTGACCCTAATCCAAACCTCACCCAAACCTGCAGCCTCACCCTGACCCCGAGCAACTTTAACGTGGAGCCGGAGCCTGATGCTGAGCCCAGCCCTCACCCAAATCCTCACCCTGATCCCAACCAAAGCCTGGCACCATATCTTGGCCCAGAGCCTGAGCCTGACCAAGCCCAACCCTGACACTAACCCAAACCCCAGCCCCAACTCTAACCCTGACCCCATTCCCGACCTTATCTCCAACCCCAGCCCTGACCCTCACACCAGCTCTACCCCCCTAACCTCAACCCCATTCCTGACCCTGGCCCTAACCTCAGCCTTCCCCCCACCTCAGGCCTAACGTCACCCACTCCAAACCTCCACCCACCCGCCCCTGATACGGCCCTGAGCCCCCCAGCCTCCCACTGCCTGCTGTCCCCTACCTTCCAGAAGACGGTGTCAAAGTCGGTGCCGTGGAATTTCTCTGGGATGCCCGAGGTGGACAGCTTGGGCCCCAGCAACGTCACAAACTCCTCAAAGTCCACCTGTCCGTCACCTGTGGGGCATAGCAGTGCCATCACCCCATAGAGGGAGTGGGGCTCGAGTGCATCATCCCTTGCTCGTGCTCATAGGGACACTGAGAAGGGGGTCCTCACAGCACTGATCTGGAGTTATGCTTGGCGGTACTCAACCCCACAGCCTTGGGGACTCACTCTAGGGTTTTGGGAGGACCCCATTCAGGTGTAATTTTAGAGTGATCTTGCTCCTGGACAACATCTGGGAGGGTCCATGAAACCCCTCCATCCTGCCCAGGAATCACTCATCTCCATGCTGGGCTGGCCTGGGCTCCTGGGCTTTAGGACATCATCAGCCAGGACCCCGTGCTGCCTGGGGACAACAGCGCCAACCAGGGACCCCAGATCCATCTGCAGACCCAAAACCAGCTGGGGAACCCCAAAGCCAGAGGGAATCCCAACACCACTGGGACCCCAATGCTGTCCAGCACCCTGCCTCAGCTGGGGACCCCAAAGCCAGGAGGAACCCCAACACCACTGGGACCCCCTAGGTCACCCCGGCCCCTTTGGGACCCCACTGCAGTGCAGCCGTGGGCCTCATCCTGTGGCTGGGGCGGGTGCTGAGCTCCGGCGCTGTCACGGCAGCACTAACGATGAGTAATGAAGGGAACCGCGGCTTGGCAGCCTTGCCTGAAAGGCTTTTaaatggggaaggaaaaaaaagaatggaatcCTATAAATTAACGTGCTCCTTAAGGTCCCGATGAGAATGGGAGTGACAGGGACAGGCATGGCCGGGGTAGGGGGCTGAGCCTGGGGTGTGGGATCCAGAGCTGGGTGCGGGATCCAGGGCTGGGTGCAGGATGCAGCCATCACACCCCGTTCCCATTGGGTTTGGAGGTTGGGAAGAGTGCGGTCCCCATCCTGGGAGCATCATCAAATCCCCCCAAACAATGCCACGGTAGTGAgaaggatggggatggggaaggcTCTGGCCTTGCACCACGGCCCTGCTCTGTTGTGGGGTGGCTCTGGGGGTCTCATCCCACCCCACAGGGGTCCCTACCGTCCATGTCGAGGCGCTGGATGATGACCTCGAGCTCCACCTCGTTGGGCATGTAGCCCAGTGAGCGCATGGCCGTGCCCAGCTCCTGCTTGGAGATGAAGCCGTTGCC of the Meleagris gallopavo isolate NT-WF06-2002-E0010 breed Aviagen turkey brand Nicholas breeding stock chromosome 17, Turkey_5.1, whole genome shotgun sequence genome contains:
- the CABP7 gene encoding calcium-binding protein 7 — protein: MPQFPHRCGVGVARLSPTPPAEIREAFKVFDRDGNGFISKQELGTAMRSLGYMPNEVELEVIIQRLDMDGDGQVDFEEFVTLLGPKLSTSGIPEKFHGTDFDTVFWKCDMQKLTVDELKRLLYDTFCEHLSMKDIENIIMTEEESHMGTAEECPVEVETCSNQQIRQTCVRKSLICAFAIAFIISVMLIAANQVLRSGMK